One window from the genome of Gimesia aquarii encodes:
- a CDS encoding A24 family peptidase, with translation MDFPLTQLSLYVMAISVGIFTVIAAITDLKARKIYNVLTVPFFVLGIVYQAVFNGWEGLMYGGLGFLAGFGSFFLIWIVGSGAAGDVKMMGALSVWLGFKATLAVMIVGTVFVLFGSFAILFWSVITKGTRKTKETYLATGKTLKSKKKQKPETREQKQKRGLMPFALPVVLATWSVTTWMVVKSVVLQ, from the coding sequence ATGGATTTTCCGTTAACACAGCTCTCACTATATGTCATGGCAATAAGTGTGGGGATTTTCACAGTCATTGCAGCCATCACGGACCTCAAAGCGAGAAAAATCTATAACGTATTAACCGTCCCTTTCTTTGTTCTTGGTATTGTTTATCAAGCGGTTTTCAATGGCTGGGAAGGTTTGATGTATGGTGGATTAGGTTTTCTGGCAGGGTTTGGATCATTTTTCCTGATCTGGATCGTGGGTAGTGGTGCTGCCGGAGACGTGAAAATGATGGGCGCCTTATCTGTTTGGTTAGGTTTTAAAGCGACACTTGCTGTCATGATTGTTGGTACGGTCTTTGTGCTGTTTGGCTCATTTGCAATATTGTTCTGGAGTGTGATTACAAAGGGTACACGTAAAACGAAAGAAACCTATCTGGCAACTGGTAAGACCTTAAAGAGTAAAAAGAAACAGAAACCTGAAACAAGGGAACAAAAGCAAAAGAGAGGCCTGATGCCTTTTGCACTTCCTGTTGTATTGGCAACCTGGAGTGTGACGACCTGGATGGTGGTTAAATCTGTAGTACTCCAGTAG